The Amycolatopsis japonica nucleotide sequence CAGCGTGCTCGTCCTCGGGGCGCTCGTCGTCCTGCAATCACGGCTTTCCCGTAACACCAAGTAGAAGGAGCATTCCCATGCACGTATTCGTCACCGGGGCGACCGGCTGGATCGGCTCGGCCGTCGTGGACGAACTGCTCGACGCCGGCCACGAGGTCACCGGCCTCGCCCGATCGGACGACTCCGCCACCGCTCTGGAGCGGAAGGGCGCCCGGGTCCACCGCGGCGACCTGGACGATCTCGACGGCCTCCGTGCGGGCGCCGAGTCGGCCGACGCCGTCATCCACCTGGCGAACAAGCACGACTGGGCCAACCCCGCGGAGTCCGACCGGGCCGAGCGGGCGGCCGTCCAGACCTTCGCCGACACCTTGACCGGCACCGGCCGGGCCTTCGTTCTCGCCGCGGGCCTCTCGACCCTGGCCACCGGACGCCCCGCCACCGAGACCGACCTCTCCCCCGCCGTCGGCCCCGGCTCCCACCGTGGCGGCGCCGAGAACCTCGCGCTGGAGTACGCCGAAAAGGGCATGCGGGTGATCAGTGCCCGCTTCGCGCCGTCCGTGCACGGCGTCGGCGACCACGGGTTCGTCGCCGCGCTCGTCGCGGCCGCCCGCAAGCACGGCGTCTCCGGGTATCTCGGCGACGGCACCGCCGCCTGGGCCGCCGTGCACCGCACCGACGCGGCTCGGCTCGTCCGCCTGGGGCTGGAAGGCGCGCCCACCGGCTCGCTGCTCCACGCGGTCGCGGAAGAAGCCGTCACCACGAAAGAGATCGCCGAAGCCATCGGACGGACGCTCGACGTCCCGGTGGTGTCCGTGGCGCCGGAGAACGCCGCCGAGCACTTCGGGTTCGTCGGCCGGTTCTTCGCGCTGGACATGTCCGCGTCCAGCGCGCGCACCCGCGAACTCCTGAAGTGGACCCCGTACGGACCGAGCCTGGCCGAAGACATCGAAGCCGGCGCTTACGCCTGATCGAGAGGAAGCACCATGTCCGAAGTGACCGCTTTCATGCTGGTGAAGACCACGCCCGAGTGGCTCGGGCTCACCGTCGAACAACGGGTGTCGGCCTTCAAGACCGAGGTCCTCCCCGCCATCGAGAGCAAGGTGAAGGGCGTCCGGTCCCGCTTCTTCGACACCGAGTTCTACTCCGCGCGAGTGACCGACGTGTGGGTGTGGGAGGCCGACGACCACCACTCGTACCAGCTGCTCGTCGAGGCGCTGCGCGAGACGCCGTTCTGGGATCGGTACTTCGAGATGGTCGACCTTCTGGTCGGGGTCGAGAACGCGTATGCCACGAACTACGGTCTGGACGCCTACGCGAGCGTCGACACCTGAGGCGATGGGTGAGCCAGGCGCACCGGCGGCCGCGACCAAGCCGAAGCCGGTGCCCTGGTTACCCACCCGGATCTCCTGGACGAGCAGTTCGTCCGGCCAATCCGGCCCTCCCCGTCCGGAACCCTAGGGCCGGGAGTTCGGGACCGGTCCCCGGACGCCGCGAAGGCCACCGCCGAGACGGTGGCCTTCGTGGTGTTCAGCCTGGGATCAGGCGGTTTCGAACGGCTGGACGTTCGGCTGGAAGACCTGGCCGTTGGCCGGGACCTTCAGATCGATCAGGTAGTCGGCCGTCACCTTGTCCACCCCGAGCGAGTCGCCCAGGATGCAGTGCCCGAAGGCATCGACCGAGAGCAGCCGGGCGTTGCCCAGCTCGTCGGCCATCCGCTTCGAGAACAGGTACTGGGTCGCCGGGTCGTAGAAGTTGCCGACGACCAGGACCGGGGTGTCGGTCTTGGCCTGCCACGGGCCGCGGTAGACGTCCGGCTTCTTCACCGGCCACACCGGGCAGCCCGCCACGTCCGAGAACGCCTGGTATCGACCGAAGGTGGGCGATTCCTTCTCCCACTTCGCGGCGATCTCGGGGACCTTCTCCTGCTTGATCGTGATCTTCTTGTCCGAGCAGTTCACGGCGAAGTACGAGTCGTCGCCGGTGTACGGGCTGTCCGGGTTCGCGTCCGCGCGCCCGTTCGCCCCGGACCGCAGCACCTTCAGCTCGACGGCCTGAGCCGTCTGCGCCTGCGCCGCGGGCGGGTGGACGACGTTGTACAGCGCCTGCAGGTCGTCGGCCAGCGGCGGGAACGACGTCGGCGAGTACAGCACCCCGGCCACCGTGCTGGTGAACGCGTTGATGTCGTAGCTGCTCCCGTCGGGCAGCTTGACCGGCTGCTGCCGCAGGTGGTCGCGGATCTCGTCGAACTTCTCCCGCGGCGTTCCCGCGCTGAACGAGCACTTCGGCCCGACCTGCGCGCACTTGCGCAGGAAGGCGTCCAGCGCGATCTCGAACCCGCGAGCGCGCTCGCGGTCGTACTGCACGCCGTCGCTGGTGCGCAGCGCCGGATCGACGTTGCCGTCGATGACGATCGCCCGGCTCTGCTTCGGGAACATCGACGTGTACGTCGACCCGATCAGGGTCCCGTACGAGAAGCCGACGAAGGTCAGCTTCTGGTCGCCGACGGCCGCCCGCATCTTGTCGAGGTCACGCACGACGTCCTTGGTGGACATGTGGTTCAGCAGCGCGCCCGCGTTGTTCTTGCAGAACTGGCCGTAGTCGCGGTACGAGGCCAGCGTCCCGGAGATCTCCTGTCGCGACAGCGGCACGGGGATCTGCGCGGCGAAGACGTCGTCCGCGTCTTCCTGCGTGGTGAAGCATTTGAGCGGGTTGCTGGCGCCGACCCC carries:
- a CDS encoding alpha/beta hydrolase, giving the protein MRGFALVGALVAGAALTGASGTAVAAPEAGPPAAQVGATAPVNWGACTADQLRGVPADQVKFYSCSRYRVPIDHDNAALGTIDIAMLKRAAKTPDKKVGSLFLNPGGPGGSGFRMPIGAANYFQPQVLDRFDLIGFDPRGVGASNPLKCFTTQEDADDVFAAQIPVPLSRQEISGTLASYRDYGQFCKNNAGALLNHMSTKDVVRDLDKMRAAVGDQKLTFVGFSYGTLIGSTYTSMFPKQSRAIVIDGNVDPALRTSDGVQYDRERARGFEIALDAFLRKCAQVGPKCSFSAGTPREKFDEIRDHLRQQPVKLPDGSSYDINAFTSTVAGVLYSPTSFPPLADDLQALYNVVHPPAAQAQTAQAVELKVLRSGANGRADANPDSPYTGDDSYFAVNCSDKKITIKQEKVPEIAAKWEKESPTFGRYQAFSDVAGCPVWPVKKPDVYRGPWQAKTDTPVLVVGNFYDPATQYLFSKRMADELGNARLLSVDAFGHCILGDSLGVDKVTADYLIDLKVPANGQVFQPNVQPFETA
- a CDS encoding darcynin family protein, translated to MSEVTAFMLVKTTPEWLGLTVEQRVSAFKTEVLPAIESKVKGVRSRFFDTEFYSARVTDVWVWEADDHHSYQLLVEALRETPFWDRYFEMVDLLVGVENAYATNYGLDAYASVDT
- a CDS encoding SDR family oxidoreductase, coding for MHVFVTGATGWIGSAVVDELLDAGHEVTGLARSDDSATALERKGARVHRGDLDDLDGLRAGAESADAVIHLANKHDWANPAESDRAERAAVQTFADTLTGTGRAFVLAAGLSTLATGRPATETDLSPAVGPGSHRGGAENLALEYAEKGMRVISARFAPSVHGVGDHGFVAALVAAARKHGVSGYLGDGTAAWAAVHRTDAARLVRLGLEGAPTGSLLHAVAEEAVTTKEIAEAIGRTLDVPVVSVAPENAAEHFGFVGRFFALDMSASSARTRELLKWTPYGPSLAEDIEAGAYA